In Colletotrichum higginsianum IMI 349063 chromosome 3, whole genome shotgun sequence, a genomic segment contains:
- a CDS encoding Prenyltransferase alpha subunit yields MPAKPKISSKAKEAESKNKQAQSPTAQAQEPPKTINERSTQRYYQTNPHQRKREAAGGLHNLTLAERQSWVNATLVRHVANKEIYLTNKAEREFWKQVNRESPPIRRLDRRKTEKGAAVVYDWGNDKNGRDIGEYPLEQFATRAAKQAQLTALEILHRRFLQRREFARDSVKDATTGEITQITKEDIQEETQRRRDMSAIRKELYGDKMGPYATDPEWDDVVPIPAEEPTGALATIAYPEDYAEGK; encoded by the exons ATGCCAGCCAAACCCAAGATCAGctccaaggccaaggaagcTGAGAGCAAGA ACAAACAAGCACAGTCTCCTACTGCCCAGGCTCAGGAGCCCCCAAAGACGATCAACGAACGCTCCACTCAACGTTATTACCAGACGAATCCGCACCAGCGGAAACGAGAGGCAGCCGGTGGCCTGCACAACCTTACACTTGCCGAACGACAGTCGTGGGTCAACGCAACTCTGGTGCGCCACGTAGCGAACAAGGAGATCTACCTCACCAACAAGGCCGAGCGCGAGTTCTGGAAGCAGGTTAACCGTGAGAGCCCGCCGatccgccgcctcgacagGCGCAAGACCGAAAAgggtgccgccgtcgtctacGACTGGGGCAACGACAAGAACGGCCGCGACATTGGCGAGTACCCGCTCGAGCAGTTTGCCACCCGAGCCGCCAAGCAGGCACAGCTCACAGCGCTCGAAATTTTGCACCGGCGATTTCTCCAGCGGAGGGAGTTTGCGCGGGACAGCGTGAAGGACGCGACGACAGGGGAGATCACGCAGATCACCAAGGAGGACATCCAGGAGGAGACACAGAGACGACGGGACATGTCGGCAATCAGGAAGGAGCTCTACGGGGACAAGATGGGCCCCTATGCGACGGACCCGGAGTGGGATGATGTCGTACCCATCCCTGCCGAGGAGCCCACCGGCGCGCTGGCCACGATCGCTTACCCAGAGGACTACGCTGAGGGTAAATAA
- a CDS encoding Mevalonate kinase, whose translation MAVFAPETRNGVDTVAVHGVPAASYVNGNGNLATRLKLDRKQSSPMMPAFMVSAPGKVIVFGEHAVVHGKAAIAAAISLRSYLLVTSLSKSRRTVSLRFPDIDLQHTWNIDDLPWETFQRPDKKKYYYDLVTELDPDLVAAIQPHLAEVSPHKSEEVRKVHQNSASAFLYIFLSLGHQSFTGCLYTLRSTIPIGAGLGSSASIAVCLAAALLLQLRTLSGPHPDQPPDEARLQVERINRWAFVCEMCIHGNPSGVDNTVSTQGKAVVFQRTDYNKPPAVRPLWDFPELPLLLVDTKQAKSTAFEVAKVGTLKKTHPLLVGSILDAIDKVTIAADTLIGGDKFDNEESESLRKVGELMTINHGLLVSLGVSHPRLERVRELVDHEGIGWTKLTGAGGGGCSITLLKPDVATEKLARLETQLEDEGYEKFETTLGGDGVGVLWPAVLKNGMDEDNDGGMEIDQESFLNADGNVGVEKLVGVHGGVGEREGWKFWRVESR comes from the exons ATGGCTGTATTCGCTCCAGAAACGCGGAACGGCGTTGACACCGTCGCCGTACATGGCGTGCCGGCCGCCTCATATGTaaacggcaacggcaacctAGCCACCCGTCTCAAGTTGGACCGCAAGCAGTCGAGCCCCATGATGCCTGCTTTCATGGTCTCCGCGCCTGGCAAGGTCATTGTCTTTGGAGAACACGCCGTGGTTCACGGCAAG GCCGCAATCGCCGCTGCCATTTCTCTGCGTTCATACCTCCTCGTCACATCCCTCTCCAAGTCGAGGAGAACGGTCTCGTTGCGCTTCCCGGACATCGACCTGCAACACACATGGAACATTGACGACCTGCCCTGGGAGACCTTTCAACGTCCCGATAAGAAGAAATACTACTACGACCTCGTGACGGAACTTGATCCGGATCTAGTCGCAGCCATCCAGCCACATCTTGCAGAGGTATCACCACACAAGTCGGAAGAAGTGCGCAAAGTGCACCAAAACTCTGCCTCTGCGTTTCTGTACATCTTCCTCTCTCTGGGCCACCAATCCTTCACCGGATGTCTCTACACTCTGCGATCAACGATccccatcggcgccggcctgggcagcagcgcctccatcgccgttTGTTTGGCGGCGGCCCTTCTCCTGCAGCTGCGCACGTTGTCGGGCCCACACCCGGATCAACCCCCTGACGAGGCGCGGTTGCAAGTGGAGAGAATTAACAGATGGGCATTTGTCTGCGAGATGTGCATACACGGAAATCCTTCGGGCGTAGATAACACCGTATCAACGCAGGGCAAGGCTGTGGTTTTCCAACGGACAGATTACAACAAGCCCCCTGCGGTGCGGCCTCTTTGGGACTTCCCTGAACTGCCCCTCCTTCTGGTCGACACGAAGCAGGCTAAGTCGACAGCCTTTGAAGTAGCCAAAGTCGGCACGCTCAAGAAGACACATCCCCTGCTTGTGGGCAGCATACTGGATGCCATCGACAAGGTGACCATTGCCGCAGACACGCTTATCGGCGGGGACAAGTTCGACAACGAGGAGTCGGAAAGTCTCCGCAAGGTGGGAGAGTTGATGACCATCAACCACGGTTTGCTAGTCTCCTTGGGAGTATCGCACCCGCGTCTCGAGCGGGTACGAGAGTTGGTGGACCACGAGGGCATTGGGTGGACAAAGCTGaccggcgctggcggcggcggttgctCCATCACACTGCTCAAGCCCGACGTCGCCACGGAAAAGCTCGCACGGCTGGAGACCCAGCTAGAGGATGAGGGCTACGAAAAATTCGAGACTACGctcggcggtgatggtgttggcgtgCTCTGGCCAGCCGTCCTCAAGAATGGAATGGACGAGGACAACGATGGCGGCATGGAAATCGATCAAGAGAGCTTCCTGAATGCCGACGGCAACGTGGGCGTCGAGAAACTGGTCGGCGTTCATGGGGGCGTAGGTGAGCGCGAGGGGTGGAAGTTCTGGAGAGTCGAGAGTCGATGA
- a CDS encoding 60S ribosomal protein L38, which translates to MVRASLRASERSLSPGVHPTKSFLPSKSKTTQRQSLHPTRQDSPPAVAKSPSNTAKMPREIGDIKQFIEIARRKDASSARIKRSNKNAQIKFKVRCQRHLYTLVLKDSDKAEKLKQSLPPQLQIKDVAKKNPKGKSA; encoded by the exons ATGGTCCGTGCATCTTTGCGGGCGAGCGAgcgctctctctcgccaGGGGTCCATCCCACAAAATCATTTTTGCCCTCCAAATCCAAAACCACGCAAAGACAATCCCTCCATCCGACCAGACAAGACTCCCctcccgccgtcgccaaaTCCCCCTCAAATACCGCCAAGATGCCTCGCGAAATCGGTGATATCAAGCAG TTCATTGAGATTGCCCGGAGAAAGGACGCTTCCT CCGCTCGCATCAAGCGCAGCAACAAGAACGCCCAGATCAAGTTCAAGGTCCGCTGCCAGCGCCACCTGTACACCCTCGTCCTCAAGGACTccgacaaggccgagaagctcaagcaGTCCCTTCCCCCTC AGCTCCAGATCAAGGACGTCGCCAAGAAGAACCCCAAGGGCAAGTCCGCATAA